The nucleotide window ctgatttttttctcatgtaaacATGCAAATGATATCACAATGATCATAGTGCAGGATTGACGAgttttaacttcacaccgaatatcTGGATTAAGTCATTCGATAAATGTACCCACAAATTATCGTTCAGACCAATctgtagcttgatttgataatattttaaagctgctctgatattccaatactatAGAAGTCTAACAATTTTTGGTGAGttgtccatcaacattctcgtattcagatgggccaaagtgaacaagaagccctctcttgaactgctcccatgaaggaacttcgtgacaagtttcataccaatcatactacTAGATTGCATCTTCGtctagctggattgaggctatttctaccttagattcttctggggtcCTGTGAAAGTGAAAAAatctttctgccctagagatccaataggtcggatctccatcttcccatcttgaaAAATCCACCTTCATGTGTTGGTAGCTTGTGTCCTGTTCTTGGTTCTTTTTTCCTGTGTCCCTATATCGGTTTAATGTAAGACTTCAACTTTCATCTTATTGAAACTTGCTGAAGCTCTCCAATAtattctttttaaaatcattaaaggTTTCTTATAGTCGATTCTTAattttagtttctaaggcttctaaTTGGGCTTTTACTGAGTTGTCGATAGCCATTAAATAGGACTGTAGATATGTAATCTCCAATTCCTATTTTTCgtgtcgggtcaagggcatcaatactaCGGTGACCGGTGGCTATGGTGGCTACGGCGGAATGAGTGGGGATGGTTGAGCAGCGGAATGAAGTGGACTTAGTGGGTTGTGGCTGCGATTGCCCTGCTTCACCTTTTCTTCCTTTCCTGCTATGGTGGCAACCGACTACTGTTGTGGTTGCTGGTGGagaaagaggggagggggggggggggggggtggggtgtgtgTGGGTGTGTGTGGGGTGCTAGCACTGGCTAgagagcagcggcgacggtggtcgctAACTGGACGTAGAGGAAACATTGGTGGTGCGGCTAGGACcaatgctctgtttctatcgctgcgagaAGGGAAGGTTGCTATCAGGGTTGACAGGCAACAGTGGTGGTGTGGCTAGGAGCAAGGTTACCGAGGGCGAGGAGCAGCAAAGGGTCATCGAGGCTAGGCGTTGCAAGGGGATGGTTCGTTGGCAGGGAATACCGACAACGACCCTTTCTCACTCGAGCAGGATAGGGTGCTCGACTAGAGGGCGAATGCTATGCAACAAGGGGGGTGTTGGCTGGGAAGCAGCGACGATAGTGATCATTGGCCAAAGAGAAGCAACGGCGGTGCTCACTAGCCAAAAGCAAGGGAAGCAAGGAAGATGTCTCGCTCGAGAAGGATGTAGCTACGATGGCCCTTTCCCATTTCGGAAAGGGTACATGGTTGGAGGGCGACCGCAGCACAACGAGGGGGGGGGTGTTGGCCGGGAAGCAGTGGCGGTGATGGAGAAGGGGAGCAGGGGTGCAGGCTGTtggccttttctctctctctctctctcttttatcatggaagaaaggggagaaaaggggatgatcactttgaggggatcgacctccttaatcacttcgatGGGATCGACCTCgtaaggtttgtcaaaagactaaataatatttcattgtctacAGAAAAGaaatggttacatcactatttatagaggtctatctagagtccaccaggacttggactcttaataataaaaaaatattaaataaatatttacccatctctaactgaactaaataatCATTATTTAAAAGTGGTCATAACATTAACTCTATATTTGCATCAAGCGGAGTAAACACCTTCTTACTTTTActaattctaatttttttaataattttctttgcattaattgtttgagagaaaatatatatattttatttattacctccgtaccaaaaaaaatattaagcTTTCCCAAGTCTTttatttcaaataagagagaaaGATCACCACAAAGCTTTGAAATCTCTATTTCATTATTACCGATGATGATCATATCATTCACATGTAGATGAACAATAATATGTAGGGTTCTTTGTCTTTTAATAAATAAGCTAGGATAtgaataagaagaaaaataacCATATAAATAAAAGTATTTGGTAATTTTTTCATAGCATGTTTCAGGATTTTGCTTTAACCCATATAGAGTCTTCTTGAGTTTGTAAACATAATTTGGTTTAGAAATAAAAGTATATCATGGTGGTTGTTCCATATACATATACTTGTCAATTTCACCATATAGGAATGTATTCTTTACATCAAGTTTCCAAAGCTTTCATTTAAGATTAGTTGTTAGAACAATCACCATCATAACATATGTCATCTTTGTCACCAAACCAAAGGTTTCCTCATAATCTTTTCTATATTTTTGAGAAAACCCCATTGCAACAAGTTTTGCCTTGTAATGATTTATATTTCCATGACTTATGTTCACCTTATAGACTACATTTAAGATTTTCAAGTAACTAGATCTACATTTGTAGGCTTTGACACAAGATCTcaagttttatttttatgaagAGCATTCATTTCTTTATTTATGACATCCTCTCTCACCTTAACACCTTTGACTTCATCAAAACAAATAGGTTTAAGATTATCAATTGGTTCAGAAAAGAAACAATAACATATGCTTACATTGTCTCCATCTCTGTAACATGTGATTtgataattattcttttttatcttctcaatGTTGGAATTTCCTCTTCATGAACATCATTACTCCCTTTATTGCTTTGCTCCATCATTGGTGATAAAGAAATAATGTGAGTAGATACAAATGAGAAAGCTGATGAGTCAAAATCCATAATAGCATTAAATGACAAAGAAAACTCAATCATAGGTTTTAAACATATATCACTTTCATTATTATGATTAATATTTTCAAAAGAAATTACTTGTgaagaataataataagaaattttATCAAATACAATATCTCGAGATACTACACACTTATGCGTTTGTGGATCGATGCATTTCAAACCTTTGTTCATTCCACCATAGCTAATAAAGATGCATTTCTTGGCCTTAGCATCAAGCTTATGTCTCTTTGAGTTTAGTGTGTGAACATAATATAgagaatcaaatattttgaaatcttTAACATTTGTTTCTCACCAAACATAAGCTCGTATGGAGACTTCAGATTGATTGAATAAAGAGGAGTTTGATTAATAACATAAGTTGCATATTTTATGCTTTTTACCCATAAGACTTTGGATAAATTCTTTACATGAAGCCAACACTTACAAGTCTCTGCAAGATGTCGACTCTTTCATCCAACCATACCATTTTGGTTTGATATATTTGCACATATAAGTTCCCTTTTGATACCATAATCTTTGCAAAAAGAGACGAATTTATCAGAAGTGAACTCTATGCCATTATCGAtatgtaattttttaatttttctttcaagaaCGCTTTCAACTATTAACTTGaactcttaaaattttaaaaaaacttttaGTTTTTCTTTCACAAAATAAACCCAAGTGAATATtgtaaaatcatcaataaaaagaaacaTATAATGAGAACTTGAATGAGATGATGTTTGAGTAGGGTCCATTGGATCACTATGAGTAAGTTCTAAGGGGAATTTACATCTTAAAAGTGATCTAACAAAAGGTTACCTATGTGCTTTGCCATAATGACAACCTTCACAAACTTCATTACTACTAAAAGTAGTAAGATCGGGAAGACCATTCACTAAAttttttttgcatcataatctttAATTTAACGAAATTTATATGACCAAATCCAGCATGCTAGATTGATGCACCATTATTTGTACTTATCTTATCAATACAAGAGGTTGATgttgataaaatatataaatctttgacccttttactagtatatactaTATCTgaatttaattcttttatattgtGAAGAAACTTAACTTCattaggacaaaaaaaaaaaaaattcagcatcAATTGCATTTgcaaaagaggagatttttcttcGTACTTGGAACTTGATACACACTTTTCAATATAATATGATTATTCTATTTATTTGAGATTATTACGATGCCTTCCTTTTTCACTTGATGAATagtattatctttcatgataatTACATCATTACTTTCGTATTGATGAAGATTGATAAATTTGGTATTATTACTAGTGAGATGATAATCACATCCTGAATCAACAATCCAATCATGTTCGAAATTGATAGATGTCATGGCTTTAGTAGCTTCAACCATGAAGCATTTGCCCTAATCTTCATCGGTAGTATTAGAACAATCTtatttatttgtaatattttcttctttaatattcacatgaaaattttcttgatatGGCCTAACTTGTCACATCTATAATACTTGATCTTCTTTCGATTTACACTATTATTTGAAAAAACTCTTGCTTGCTATTAGCattattctttttctctttatcgttattattatcctttttcttatttataaaaaAGACATCTCCATCTCCCCCTAAAATAAAAACTCTTGTCATTTAACGAGCTAAGGATTCTTGAGAAGCAATAAGAGTTTTCAAACTCTATTAAAGATGGTTATTGAACCTATCCTTGAATAGATGTAACATAAGGAATATATTCTTCTCAAATATTACAAATAATATAATGTTTCATTCATCCATAAAAAGTAAGCTCATATAGATCTAAGAGTGATATctctaaatataaaattttaatttttaaaaaatactgaGAAATTAAGAGATCACCTTAGATAGTATTTATCAAATCATTCTCCAAATACTGAAGTCGAGCCATGTTCATTTTTTTTAGCAATGCATCAAGAGTGATTCAAATCTCTAAAGCTTATTTGCAATGAATAATATGTTTAAAGATATCAtgagaaataaatatttttaatacaaaTTTAGCCTTAGATTTAAAGTTCTTGGTATCTTCATGATATCTACATTTGTAGCATTTAATGTTGTTGTTGTATTGCCACCAACCATATCCCATAAAATTTCCCCTTTTATATAAAATTTCAAACAAGTCTTTTAGTTAGACTAATTGGGAAGTTTAATACCAAATCCACCAActtgattataatattttataatcgaAAAATGTTTTCTTCTTTACTATGAAGATGTTGAAATATAGATTATCACCCTTATGACTCTAATACCATGTGAAAAAAAGGTGGGAATACATGCAAGTGTAACCTTTTCTCAAATAGTAGTAACAATGTATTACTAACCTAAGATCAAACtaaacagagaaaaaaaaattaaggtagaaaagaaaaactatatcaaacttcttagaaagaaaaatacttaTAAATCTTGAACTACTCGTAGACTTCAGTCCTTTAAACTTTAATACTTGAGGTTTAGATAGATCTACACACGTATATGCTACTTATTTATAGATATAAAATACAAGAGTCCCTAATCTCTATAActctatttaatcttatttaaaaggTAAGACATCAATTTGAGATCTTCCCAAATCTATTTTaacttttttaattaaaaatttcttATCCCTATAAttctatctaatcttatttaaaaggtgaaatattaatttatgatctTTTAAAATATACTTTAAGTTCTTAACCGATCTATTGTGAGGAAAGCATACACTAACTCATTGCTTTAAATAATTGAATGCTACCAACCATTAGATTCTCAAAATAAGACTATTTTTTATGAAAGAATATTCTACTatctaaatataataaaatatatatacaatatGAAACCAAACAAaaagttgtaaatgttttattcagCAGAAACAATCCacgtatgagaaaaaaaaaatcacatccaGCTAGTTTTCTTTGCATTATTATTTCTTAGTGTTCCAAGGTTTCATCACTCAAAAATAAATTAGATGATTGATGTATGAGTTGGTGGTAGATGGGCCGGCTATATGAGAGGCCCAAAACCATGTGGATAAAACCTAAGTGGAAGAGACTTGAACCCCAAAATTAACCTaaagatcttttttttatttttaagatagGTGACGAAGATGAGAAGATTCAATCTCACAATCCTACAATAaactatcaaaatatttattagctaAGCTAGTCAATACCTTCATCAACCCGAAGCATTGTCCTTGGTTTCTGAATTTGCATCTAATTAACTTATATAAtgttataatttataataaaaaataattaaaattaatgagaatattttaatccattcaaaaatattatagtccgataatatttcttctttatttattatcattctttcataataatatatataaatatatatacctaAAATTAAATGTAAATTTTAAAAAGATTAACCATatagatataaatatatacaccTATACGAAaataaaccatatatcaatcctaaaatctaagcatTCCTTCATAGAAGACAAGATGACATTGTTGATCttgtattttcttgacttttTCCAACAATAATGTCAACAGAACAcattcaaatatataaaatattattatagtagCATGTGGTAATACACACCACAAGAAAATAGTGAACAATGTGGAGGCAATTGCCACTTTCTTTGACTTCTATACACACGCTTACCTTTCTTCTGCATGCCCACTGAGTCTCGACGAGAAATATGTGCACATTCTGTGTGAAGAGTGTGATTTGGAAGAGACAAACAACAGAGAACAAAGAGTGTCTCCaaggaaagagaggaagaagaattgGAAGCTTTCAGTGGATGTGGAAAAGCTTTGAGCTCCTCAAGCCTTGCGTGACGTTGAAGTACTGCAGCGTCTTGGCCCACTTGAGGTCGTCCTTGAGCTTGTGGACGGCGATGGTGTCGGGGGTGAAGCCATGGCGGAAGCAGGTGTCGGGCCCCTCCGGGTAGTCGTACATCCTGGGGTTCATGTCGAACCTGTTCCGCCCACGGCCCGCCTCGTTCAGCCACGCCCCCGTCATGATGTCCTCCGGCcccttcatcttcttcctcaccaCCTCCGACGTCGCGATCCACTCCACCAGGTCCCACGACAGCAGGTAGCCCATCCCCGACATGAACCCCGACCCCTCATCCTTGCGCCAGCACGGCACGCGGAGGCCCAGGTACACGTCCTCCCTCGGCAGCCGCCGCAGCGTCTCCGCCAACCTGTCCAGCCGGTAATACGTGTCGTCGTCCGTCTTTACCACGTAGTCGTAGGCCCGGCCAGCGCCGAGGACTCGCGGGAGGCTGGAGAGGTAGTCGTAGGTCTTGCCGTCGTTTACGTTCTCGGCGCAGTCGAGGATGATGATGTCGTCGTAGAGCATGATCTCCATGGCCACCAGCACCCTCTGCTCCTCCTTGGTGAGGTTGCAGAGGACGAACCGTACGTCGACGGCCGCGTCGGCTGGGAGGCTCGCCCGCTGTAGGAGGTAGGCGTGGCGGACGAGGCTGCGGCGCGCGTAGGCGTCTGGAACGGTGAAGACGCCGAGGAGCAGCCGGAGAGCAGGCTCGGGGGCGGCCGAGAGCTGAGGCCAGGGCTGGCAGCCGGCGGTGACGAGGCATTGCAACCGGAGATCGTTAGGGTAGACGACGATGAAGATGATGGCTACGAGAGACATGGGGAGGAGGATGAAGGAAGCCTTCGGTACACGGAAGCCGGAGAGCTTCTCCATGGCCGGTTGATGGTAAGAATCCATGTGGTCATGCCACCACTGAAGTTATAGAGACGGAGGAGGAGTAGGTAGATATAATTAGGATCAAGGGAAGCTTCCGCTTTGGAATAGTCCTTCCTGCATGTCACCTTTAGGTCAAAATCGATCTTAATGCATAACATAAATTATTGAATGGGTTGGACTTTCATCAAGATATTTAGTTCGTCAAACTTGACccatttgatgatgaagttaatgaaATAAGAAAGGTTCAACTTTTAATTTCTAAGACAAAGTCTTAACGTCAAATTTATCCGATAAGAAAGgaaaaagatttaaaaaaaaagtcttttatCAAATGAGGAAAATGTGAACTTAGaaactaaattataaaaaataagaatttgtTTACGAAAATAATATTCTATGAAAAGTCTGAGAATTTTACATAAATAGTGTGTCTTCATTTAGATCCAAAATTCATAAATGgttgattttattattaatatttaattgGATCTATAAATATTGATATTTTAAACCATGATTACCGATTCATGCATCACATTGAAGGAGTAGATGGGCCGGCAATGGCTCCACGAGAGGCCCAAAACCTTGTCGCTAAACCCTAACGGGAAGAGGCGCGAACCCTACAAGTTTCGGCCTTTGTCCTCGCGGGTGGTGGTTCATCGGTCCCTGCCCCGACCCCCGAGCGTATTGCCCTTCTTTGCGAATGGCGGTGAGTTCCCCTTCCCTCTCCCTTCGATTTAACTTCGTCTCGGGGGTAGATGATGTCTGTGCAGTAGATTTACGACCTTTCGAGGTTCTCTACCGGAAGCCCCGTAGATCTGTGGTTTGGTTGGTTGCTGGAGATCTTCTCCGGCTTGAAGCAAACATCTAGTGGTAGCATCGCGTTATATGTTGAAACATCTCTTGCATGCTTCTGCGAGTGGGGATAGTTTGGTTAGGGTTTGGTATTTTTTGGTTTCTTGTTCTCTGTTTCAAGAAGATGAGAacaacatgttttttttttttttttaatgaaaatgttcTCTCTTTAAGCATGGTGGCTACCTAGAGACCAAAAATCTCGTCTTTTGTTCCGAAAATTGATGAGTGAGGGAAGTCACTGTCACCCTAGGAGAACTAAGTGTGTTTCTTATATTCATAAGCATAAAACTGAAAGTGGTACCAAGCTCCTAGCATCCTTCCTTGCACAATTATTTCCAAGGTTTGCATGATAGACTGATCTGTGGCCTGAGTCTCAAACAAGGGACTGTCTGGACTCTACACTGAGCTGaaattggctgcaagttggttggGATGATTGATATTGTTATATGTGGTCATTTAAAAATAACCCTATCATGCAGCATAGGTTGTTCGTTCCCAATCGTTCATGGTCCTAATTTCTATTGCCTGGTTAGAATTCCACCTAGATCAAGACAAGCTTGATCCTACCATTAGACCACATTCACCCACGTTCCTCCTTTTATCAGAAAACCACTGGTTTCGGCCACCAATCAGCTATCAGTTCTTTTGCAGGGCACCTTTTTGTACTGTGAAAATCATTCTCAATGTTTGTAAAGGCACACTAAGGTGCATGACTCCAGAATCTTGCACCTCATCTCAGTTATCTCTTAGTGGCCTCGACAAGGTAATGCAACTTtgcacactgtcaaaaagtgaggTGTTCTGATAACAAATTTTAGGTCATCAAGTGTAGCCTTATCGTCATTTCATTAGTTTTCACTTGCCAGATCTGGTTATTCTCAGGGAACCATCATGACTTCTCTCTTCTCAAGCATCCATACTTCCCGTTTCATTGTATTGTTAACTATCTCTTTTGCGTAAGTTTAATTTCAGTCTCTAAGGGAATATGTAGAACCTAACAGTGCATTTTCAAAGACCAAGAACTATGAGTTTGCCTCTTTCATTCTGTAGTGTTGCAAGGATAGTAACATTTAAGCCTTTTTTCTATGCTTTTCCTGGAGGACTGGAGAAAGC belongs to Musa acuminata AAA Group cultivar baxijiao chromosome BXJ3-5, Cavendish_Baxijiao_AAA, whole genome shotgun sequence and includes:
- the LOC103985157 gene encoding uncharacterized protein LOC103985157 is translated as MDSYHQPAMEKLSGFRVPKASFILLPMSLVAIIFIVVYPNDLRLQCLVTAGCQPWPQLSAAPEPALRLLLGVFTVPDAYARRSLVRHAYLLQRASLPADAAVDVRFVLCNLTKEEQRVLVAMEIMLYDDIIILDCAENVNDGKTYDYLSSLPRVLGAGRAYDYVVKTDDDTYYRLDRLAETLRRLPREDVYLGLRVPCWRKDEGSGFMSGMGYLLSWDLVEWIATSEVVRKKMKGPEDIMTGAWLNEAGRGRNRFDMNPRMYDYPEGPDTCFRHGFTPDTIAVHKLKDDLKWAKTLQYFNVTQGLRSSKLFHIH